A stretch of Pseudoclavibacter chungangensis DNA encodes these proteins:
- a CDS encoding YceI family protein, with translation MTRAVDSRHDRIVGTWVAEQSRSRIEFRIGRRLVGRFERYAAIAKTAADPADTSIRIVVHAASFRTEEGHDRGDRLRSIVVLRSNEFPSITYRASDFERTDDGIVAHGELTVNGIARPFDAVADVSRPVTDEDGRTRLALGLRGTVRRADYRLGAGLERRVRDVDVTVRLVFVLQGSAGRLAPDASGTADGPAHATTTAREAATRAGTREADTVGAVSSDAGTAPVTFVAKLPPRADRRDHDAERPARRATPSGAPAGEDATRGTPWAPGPTTVAPSDVAPSTETTTGEATPSETTVTEAPVAFDGAGRQEAIGTMRWRTAADDHDGTGAASALPSGSSVAPHEPAGASGTIPPRTDEPVVIGAADITESGATASGTAAPGTDAESLRATATAGASERPPALAAVPRSHGRPFWRRLLDRFGR, from the coding sequence GTGACGCGAGCAGTCGACTCGAGGCATGATCGGATCGTCGGCACCTGGGTGGCGGAGCAGTCGCGGAGCCGGATCGAGTTCCGGATCGGCCGACGACTCGTCGGCAGGTTCGAACGATATGCCGCGATCGCGAAGACCGCCGCGGACCCCGCGGACACCTCGATCCGTATCGTCGTCCACGCGGCCTCGTTCCGGACGGAGGAGGGCCACGATCGCGGTGACCGCCTGCGTTCGATCGTGGTGCTGCGCTCGAACGAGTTCCCGAGCATCACCTATCGCGCCTCGGATTTCGAGCGCACGGACGACGGGATCGTCGCGCACGGCGAGCTGACCGTCAACGGCATCGCACGACCGTTCGACGCCGTCGCGGACGTCAGCCGACCGGTCACGGACGAGGACGGCCGGACGCGTCTCGCCCTCGGGCTGCGCGGCACGGTCCGGCGTGCTGACTACCGCCTCGGCGCGGGGCTGGAGCGGCGGGTGCGCGACGTCGACGTGACCGTCCGGCTCGTGTTCGTCCTGCAGGGATCCGCCGGACGGCTCGCCCCCGATGCGTCCGGAACGGCCGATGGGCCGGCCCACGCGACGACGACCGCGCGCGAGGCGGCGACGCGCGCCGGGACACGCGAGGCCGACACGGTCGGTGCGGTGTCGTCCGACGCGGGAACGGCTCCGGTGACTTTCGTCGCGAAGCTCCCGCCGCGCGCCGACCGCCGCGATCACGACGCGGAGCGGCCGGCCCGCCGGGCGACCCCGAGCGGCGCCCCGGCGGGCGAGGACGCGACGCGCGGGACACCGTGGGCGCCGGGTCCGACGACCGTGGCCCCATCCGATGTGGCCCCGTCGACCGAGACGACGACGGGCGAGGCGACGCCGAGCGAGACGACGGTGACCGAGGCCCCGGTCGCGTTCGACGGAGCCGGCCGGCAGGAGGCCATCGGGACGATGCGCTGGCGGACCGCGGCCGACGACCACGACGGAACTGGCGCGGCGAGTGCGCTCCCGAGCGGGTCGTCGGTCGCCCCGCACGAGCCGGCCGGCGCGTCCGGGACGATCCCGCCCCGGACGGACGAGCCGGTGGTGATCGGTGCGGCCGACATCACCGAATCGGGCGCGACCGCATCGGGCACCGCCGCACCCGGCACGGACGCCGAGTCGCTCCGCGCGACCGCGACGGCCGGGGCGTCCGAGCGGCCCCCGGCCCTGGCCGCGGTGCCCCGCTCGCACGGTCGTCCGTTCTGGCGGCGACTCCTCGACCGGTTCGGGCGCTGA
- the rpmG gene encoding 50S ribosomal protein L33 yields the protein MAKKSQDVRPIIKLRSTAGTGFTYVTKKNRRNTPDRLVLKKYDPVIRKHVEFREER from the coding sequence ATGGCGAAGAAGTCGCAGGACGTCCGTCCGATCATCAAGCTCCGTTCGACCGCGGGCACCGGGTTCACCTACGTCACGAAGAAGAACCGTCGCAACACCCCCGACCGTCTCGTGCTCAAGAAGTACGACCCGGTGATCCGCAAGCACGTCGAATTCCGAGAGGAGCGCTAA
- a CDS encoding enoyl-CoA hydratase/isomerase family protein, translating to MIGTSIEDGIATVRIDDGRLNVIDLAAIRELAAAVEAQRDARAIVLVGAQRAFSAGVDLAGLLAAPLAYTEEFLEALESFVVALYRVEVPTVAAVTGHAIAGGCLLVAACDVRVMGTGRIGVTESLVGFPIPPAALEVLRARTGVRTESLVRTGTTLEPAEALAAGLVDEVVEPGRVVDRAHEVARTLAASPPASYAVQKLMLRADTDRRIEDARAAFGDAVRETWLSDAPRAHAAAYLASLTRR from the coding sequence ATGATCGGGACGAGTATCGAGGACGGCATCGCGACGGTGCGGATCGACGACGGCCGCCTCAACGTGATCGACCTCGCGGCCATCCGCGAGCTCGCCGCCGCGGTCGAGGCGCAGCGCGACGCACGCGCGATCGTGCTCGTCGGCGCACAGCGGGCCTTCTCGGCGGGCGTCGACCTCGCGGGGCTGCTCGCCGCGCCGCTCGCGTACACCGAGGAGTTCCTCGAGGCGCTCGAGTCGTTCGTCGTCGCGCTGTACCGCGTGGAGGTGCCGACCGTCGCCGCCGTCACGGGGCACGCGATCGCGGGCGGCTGCCTGCTCGTCGCGGCGTGCGACGTGCGGGTCATGGGCACCGGCCGCATCGGGGTCACCGAGAGCCTCGTCGGGTTCCCGATCCCACCGGCCGCACTCGAGGTGCTGCGGGCACGCACCGGGGTGCGCACCGAATCGCTCGTGCGCACGGGAACGACGCTCGAACCCGCCGAGGCGCTCGCGGCGGGCCTCGTCGACGAGGTCGTCGAGCCCGGACGCGTCGTCGATCGCGCACACGAGGTGGCGCGCACCCTCGCCGCATCGCCGCCCGCGAGCTACGCCGTCCAGAAGCTGATGCTCCGCGCCGACACCGACCGGCGCATCGAGGACGCCCGGGCCGCGTTCGGTGATGCCGTGCGCGAGACGTGGCTGAGCGATGCGCCGCGCGCTCACGCGGCGGCCTACCTCGCGTCGCTCACGCGGCGCTGA
- a CDS encoding cytochrome c oxidase assembly protein codes for MPRNDEAAPTADERAPASTAATRPATSGTLRATGGITAAWTPGAIRFVQFGPAALLAAALVAMLLGLGFGGGAAAVALADPGPIVRWGLPVLRLAYNLTAAVTIGALVFASCVVSRTGPEFERVMRIASGAATAWTVATAGAAFFTYLQISGVPLSASAEFGEQLRFFFTEIDLGRLWLLDLGMILVLSVVVFAVRSMWGVGLSTLLALFALWPLASQGHAAGAANHETAIGGITLHYTGAAVWLGGLVLLALVTPALTPARRYDVVRRFSGIALVSFAVTAFSGVVAAVINVGSWAALTEPYGVLVVLKVVALIGLGIFGALQRRTLIGRMRPAEDGTAKRAPLAWLIGLELALMGVAAGLAAALGRTPSVVQDVTAEQLADPSPAQLLSGNELPPPFEFSRLFTEWRLDPIWTTLCVLGLALYLVGVVRLHRRGDRWPVLRTISFTLGILLLLYLVNGALIVYGQFLFSAHMSQHMVLSMITPIFLTLGAPMTLLLRAVPARHDGSTGAREWAMSIIHSRFSRFFTHPIVASVLFAGSLLIFYYTPLFRWAVTDHVGHMWMVADFLIVGYFFTQSLIGIDPIPNRAPYPLRLLALVLVMTFHAFFGLSIMTGTSLLMADWYGATGRTWGPATALDDQQLGGAISWGLGEFPTVILALLVAIAWYRSDEREQRRTDRRAARDGDAELKAYNEQLRALAERDRAADERRGGARGTTSTGDDA; via the coding sequence ATGCCCAGAAACGACGAGGCGGCGCCCACGGCCGACGAACGCGCCCCGGCGTCCACCGCGGCGACGCGGCCGGCGACGAGCGGGACGCTTCGCGCGACCGGCGGGATCACCGCGGCGTGGACGCCGGGAGCGATCCGGTTCGTGCAGTTCGGGCCCGCCGCGCTCCTGGCCGCGGCCCTCGTCGCGATGCTGCTCGGGCTCGGCTTCGGTGGCGGCGCCGCAGCGGTCGCGCTCGCCGATCCCGGCCCGATCGTGCGCTGGGGGCTCCCCGTGCTGCGCCTCGCGTACAACCTGACGGCCGCGGTCACGATCGGTGCGCTCGTCTTCGCGTCGTGCGTCGTGAGCCGGACGGGCCCGGAGTTCGAGCGGGTCATGCGCATCGCCTCCGGTGCCGCGACCGCGTGGACCGTCGCGACCGCCGGTGCCGCGTTCTTCACCTACCTGCAGATCAGCGGCGTCCCCCTCTCCGCGAGCGCGGAGTTCGGGGAGCAGCTTCGCTTCTTCTTCACCGAGATCGACCTCGGCCGACTGTGGCTGCTCGATCTCGGCATGATCCTCGTCCTGTCCGTCGTCGTGTTCGCGGTGCGGTCGATGTGGGGCGTCGGTCTCTCGACACTCCTCGCGCTGTTCGCGCTGTGGCCGCTCGCCTCGCAGGGGCACGCGGCCGGTGCGGCGAACCACGAGACGGCGATCGGCGGCATCACGCTCCACTACACGGGTGCCGCCGTGTGGCTCGGCGGTCTCGTGCTGCTCGCCCTCGTCACGCCCGCGCTCACGCCCGCGCGCCGCTACGACGTCGTGCGTCGCTTCTCCGGCATCGCCCTCGTGTCGTTCGCCGTCACGGCGTTCTCGGGCGTCGTCGCCGCCGTCATCAACGTCGGATCGTGGGCCGCGCTCACGGAGCCGTACGGCGTGCTCGTCGTGCTCAAGGTCGTCGCCCTCATCGGCCTCGGCATCTTCGGGGCGCTGCAGCGCAGGACGCTCATCGGGCGCATGCGGCCCGCGGAGGACGGCACGGCGAAGCGCGCGCCGCTCGCGTGGCTCATCGGACTCGAACTCGCGCTCATGGGGGTCGCCGCGGGGCTCGCCGCCGCACTCGGCCGCACGCCGTCGGTCGTGCAGGACGTCACGGCGGAACAGCTCGCCGATCCGTCGCCGGCGCAGCTGCTCTCGGGCAACGAGCTGCCGCCGCCGTTCGAGTTCTCGCGGCTGTTCACCGAGTGGCGCCTCGACCCGATCTGGACGACGCTGTGCGTCCTCGGTCTCGCGCTCTACCTCGTCGGGGTCGTGCGCCTGCACCGCCGCGGCGACCGGTGGCCCGTGCTCCGCACGATCTCGTTCACGCTCGGCATCCTGCTGCTGCTGTACCTCGTCAACGGGGCGCTCATCGTCTACGGACAGTTCCTGTTCAGCGCGCACATGAGCCAGCACATGGTGCTCTCGATGATCACGCCCATCTTCCTCACGCTCGGCGCGCCCATGACGCTCCTCCTGCGCGCCGTGCCCGCCCGACACGACGGTTCGACCGGTGCCCGCGAGTGGGCCATGTCGATCATCCACTCGCGCTTCAGCCGCTTCTTCACGCACCCCATCGTCGCGTCGGTGCTGTTCGCCGGATCGCTGCTCATCTTCTACTACACGCCCCTGTTCCGCTGGGCCGTGACCGATCACGTCGGACACATGTGGATGGTCGCGGACTTCCTGATCGTCGGCTATTTCTTCACCCAGTCGCTCATCGGCATCGACCCGATCCCGAACCGCGCCCCCTACCCGCTGCGCCTGCTCGCACTCGTCCTCGTCATGACGTTCCACGCGTTCTTCGGGCTCAGCATCATGACCGGCACGAGCCTGCTCATGGCCGATTGGTACGGCGCGACCGGCAGGACGTGGGGGCCGGCGACCGCGCTCGACGACCAGCAGCTCGGCGGTGCGATCTCGTGGGGGCTCGGTGAGTTCCCGACCGTGATCCTCGCGCTCCTCGTGGCGATCGCCTGGTACCGCTCCGACGAGCGCGAACAGCGGCGCACCGACCGCCGCGCGGCCCGCGACGGCGACGCCGAGCTGAAGGCGTACAACGAGCAGTTGCGCGCGCTCGCGGAGCGCGATCGGGCCGCGGACGAACGGCGAGGCGGGGCGCGGGGGACGACATCGACGGGGGACGACGCATGA
- a CDS encoding sodium-dependent transporter produces MSTAPSTAAPPREQWTGQFGFIMSAIGSAVGLGNIWRFPGVAYENGGGAFLIPYLIALVTAGLPILFLDYALGHRFRGSAPTVFRRIGGRIGRFTESLGWFQVAIAFVIGLYYTAIIGWALSYFVFSFDLRWGDDPTSFLTDEYLQVSEPGLSTTFVPGVLIPLVFVWVAVIAVLAAGVKKGLERANVIAIPALGVAFLVLVVRALFLDGAVDGLNALFTPNWAALGDPSVWIAAYSQIFFSLSIAFGIMVTYSSYRKRRANLTTPGLVVAFTNCSFELLAGIGVFATLGFFAFQQGTTIDQLDGITGVGLSFMTFPAIVSQMPGGPLFGCLFFGSLVLAGFTSLISILQVVSAGVQEKFGLTSRSAPVVVGAVSAVLSILLFSTTTGLLALDVMDEWANNIGIEFSAVVVTVLVFWVLRRGRELEYHLNAVSTFKVGRIWLFFVAVLAPVLLTYMLYERIKDLVLDGYSDMPGWYLATFGWGTIVFCIIAAIVLTAFRWVRSPDEFTPWPPYPPTPTSSERTEAGA; encoded by the coding sequence ATGAGCACCGCCCCCTCGACCGCCGCCCCGCCACGGGAGCAATGGACCGGTCAATTCGGGTTCATCATGTCGGCCATCGGCTCCGCCGTCGGCCTCGGCAACATCTGGCGCTTCCCCGGCGTCGCGTACGAGAACGGCGGCGGGGCGTTCCTCATCCCGTACCTCATCGCGCTCGTCACGGCGGGGCTGCCGATCCTCTTCCTCGACTATGCGCTCGGCCACCGGTTCCGGGGCTCGGCGCCGACGGTGTTCCGCCGCATCGGCGGACGCATCGGTCGGTTCACCGAGTCGCTCGGCTGGTTCCAGGTCGCGATCGCGTTCGTCATCGGCCTCTACTACACGGCGATCATCGGCTGGGCGCTGAGCTACTTCGTCTTCTCATTCGACCTGCGCTGGGGCGACGACCCGACGTCCTTCCTCACCGACGAGTACCTGCAGGTGAGCGAACCCGGCCTCAGCACGACGTTCGTGCCCGGCGTCCTCATCCCGCTCGTCTTCGTCTGGGTCGCCGTCATCGCGGTGCTCGCGGCGGGGGTGAAGAAGGGGCTCGAACGTGCGAACGTCATCGCGATCCCCGCGCTCGGTGTCGCCTTCCTCGTCCTCGTCGTGCGTGCACTCTTCCTCGACGGTGCCGTCGACGGCCTCAACGCGCTCTTCACACCGAACTGGGCGGCGCTCGGGGACCCGAGCGTGTGGATCGCGGCGTACAGCCAGATCTTCTTCTCGCTCTCCATCGCGTTCGGCATCATGGTCACGTACTCGTCGTACCGCAAGCGACGCGCGAACCTCACGACACCCGGCCTCGTCGTCGCGTTCACGAACTGCTCCTTCGAGCTGCTCGCCGGGATCGGTGTCTTCGCGACGCTCGGCTTCTTCGCGTTCCAGCAGGGCACCACGATCGATCAGCTCGATGGGATCACGGGCGTCGGGCTCTCGTTCATGACCTTCCCGGCGATCGTCTCGCAGATGCCGGGCGGCCCGCTGTTCGGCTGCCTGTTCTTCGGTTCGCTCGTGCTCGCCGGCTTCACGTCGCTCATCTCGATCCTGCAGGTCGTCTCGGCGGGCGTGCAGGAGAAGTTCGGGCTCACCTCGCGCAGCGCCCCCGTCGTCGTGGGAGCCGTGAGCGCGGTCCTGTCGATCCTGCTGTTCTCCACCACGACCGGACTCCTCGCGCTCGACGTCATGGACGAGTGGGCGAACAACATCGGCATCGAGTTCTCGGCCGTCGTCGTGACGGTGCTCGTGTTCTGGGTGCTGCGCCGCGGGCGTGAGCTCGAGTACCACCTCAACGCGGTCTCGACGTTCAAGGTCGGCCGGATCTGGCTGTTCTTCGTCGCAGTGCTCGCACCCGTCCTGCTCACGTACATGCTCTACGAGCGCATCAAGGACCTCGTCCTCGACGGCTACTCGGACATGCCCGGCTGGTACCTGGCAACGTTCGGTTGGGGGACGATCGTGTTCTGCATCATCGCGGCGATCGTCCTCACGGCCTTCCGCTGGGTCCGATCGCCGGACGAGTTCACGCCGTGGCCGCCGTATCCGCCGACACCGACCTCGAGCGAGCGGACGGAGGCGGGCGCATGA
- a CDS encoding YceI family protein → MHDDGDARRPGTNGSRGRGEWQRGTWACDPRRSSVRFEVALLGIGRARGTFERFDIAMTTGDALPDTSASVAVDVASIETGDRARNEQHQAADVFDAAHHPHMTFASGAVLVDEGEGSMAVEGPFTLRGVTRTERFALDVDGPVTADDGVPRLALCARGTIDRRDYGVRWAAVTPTGEFLLGDRVRVRIDAMMVLRTSAAVGRAFADRGDRA, encoded by the coding sequence ATGCACGACGACGGGGACGCCCGGCGGCCCGGGACGAACGGGTCGCGCGGGAGGGGCGAGTGGCAGCGGGGGACGTGGGCGTGCGACCCACGCCGCTCGTCGGTGCGGTTCGAGGTCGCACTCCTCGGCATCGGTCGTGCTCGAGGGACCTTCGAGCGCTTCGACATCGCCATGACCACGGGCGACGCGCTGCCGGACACCTCCGCGTCCGTGGCCGTCGACGTGGCCTCCATCGAGACCGGCGACCGGGCCCGGAACGAGCAGCACCAGGCCGCCGACGTGTTCGACGCCGCGCACCATCCGCACATGACGTTCGCGTCCGGTGCGGTGCTCGTGGACGAGGGGGAGGGGTCGATGGCCGTCGAGGGACCGTTCACGCTGCGGGGCGTCACGAGGACGGAACGCTTCGCCCTGGACGTCGACGGGCCGGTGACCGCGGACGACGGCGTCCCGCGGCTCGCGCTGTGCGCCCGGGGAACGATCGATCGGCGCGACTACGGCGTTCGGTGGGCGGCCGTGACACCGACCGGCGAGTTCCTGCTCGGCGACCGTGTTCGCGTGCGGATCGACGCGATGATGGTCCTGCGCACGTCGGCCGCGGTGGGGCGCGCTTTCGCTGACCGGGGGGACAGGGCATAG
- a CDS encoding MetS family NSS transporter small subunit, producing MTPIAITVLVLSAIFLWGGSAASIVFLRRRPNVTSFPPGGEDDERLDAGPIPRDT from the coding sequence ATGACTCCCATCGCGATCACCGTGCTGGTCCTGTCCGCGATCTTCCTGTGGGGCGGATCGGCGGCGAGCATCGTCTTCCTGCGCCGCCGCCCGAACGTCACGAGCTTCCCACCCGGCGGCGAGGACGACGAGCGCCTCGACGCGGGCCCGATCCCCCGCGACACCTGA
- a CDS encoding 2-hydroxyacid dehydrogenase: MPTDQDLVVSVPTTEQLERLDPPAGVRVIEWDLQGPAPESRIDLVVLPYMSALDVLDRLDGVETRLVQSPSIGYDGYAERLPAGHVLANAAGVHEASTAELAVGMVIASQRRIPLHVRNQERGVWGTGLGLSRSLADQRVLVLGYGGVGRAIADRLAPFETDVTVVASRARDVDGRHVHGIDELPALLPETDVVIVVVPLSDATRHLVDDTFLTALPDGALVVNAARGPVADTDALVDHVRRGRIRLALDVTDPEPLPEGHPLWALDDVLITPHVGGASTAMQPRLRALVLEQIDRLVRDEAPVNVVLGG; the protein is encoded by the coding sequence ATGCCGACCGACCAGGACCTCGTCGTCAGCGTCCCCACCACCGAGCAGCTCGAACGCCTGGATCCGCCCGCCGGCGTGCGCGTCATCGAGTGGGACCTCCAGGGCCCGGCCCCCGAATCACGCATCGACCTCGTCGTCCTGCCCTACATGTCGGCACTCGACGTGCTCGACCGACTCGACGGCGTCGAGACCCGCCTCGTGCAGAGTCCGTCGATCGGCTACGACGGTTACGCGGAGCGCCTGCCGGCCGGGCACGTGCTCGCGAACGCGGCGGGCGTGCACGAGGCCTCGACCGCCGAGCTCGCCGTCGGCATGGTCATCGCCTCGCAGCGACGCATCCCACTGCACGTGCGCAATCAGGAGCGCGGCGTGTGGGGCACGGGGCTCGGGCTCTCGCGGAGCCTCGCCGACCAGCGGGTGCTCGTGCTCGGCTACGGCGGGGTCGGGCGTGCGATCGCCGACCGCCTGGCACCGTTCGAGACCGACGTGACCGTCGTCGCGTCACGCGCTCGCGACGTCGACGGTCGCCACGTGCACGGCATCGACGAGCTCCCCGCGCTCCTGCCCGAGACCGATGTCGTGATCGTCGTCGTCCCGCTCTCCGACGCGACGCGTCACCTCGTGGACGACACGTTCCTCACGGCGCTCCCCGACGGCGCACTCGTCGTGAACGCCGCCCGCGGCCCCGTCGCCGACACGGACGCACTCGTCGATCACGTACGGCGCGGTCGCATCCGTCTCGCCCTCGACGTGACCGACCCCGAGCCGCTCCCCGAGGGGCACCCGCTGTGGGCGCTCGACGACGTCCTCATCACGCCGCACGTCGGTGGCGCGTCGACCGCGATGCAGCCCCGGCTCCGCGCGCTCGTCCTCGAGCAGATCGACCGGCTCGTGCGCGACGAGGCACCCGTGAACGTCGTCCTGGGCGGCTGA
- the rpsN gene encoding 30S ribosomal protein S14, producing MAKKSKIAKNEQRKAVVARYAERRLELKKALIDPNGTDESREAARVALQKLPRDASPVRVRGRDSIDGRPRGVLSKFGVSRVRFRNMAHRGELPGVTKSSW from the coding sequence ATGGCCAAGAAGAGCAAGATCGCCAAGAACGAGCAGCGCAAGGCCGTTGTCGCCCGCTACGCCGAGCGTCGCCTCGAGCTGAAGAAGGCGCTCATCGACCCCAACGGCACCGACGAGTCGCGTGAGGCGGCCCGCGTCGCCCTGCAGAAGCTGCCCCGCGACGCCTCGCCCGTGCGCGTGCGCGGTCGCGACAGCATCGACGGCCGCCCGCGCGGCGTGCTCTCGAAGTTCGGCGTCTCGCGCGTCCGCTTCCGCAACATGGCGCACCGTGGCGAGCTGCCCGGCGTGACCAAGTCGAGCTGGTAA
- a CDS encoding HU family DNA-binding protein: MADKTVNKTELVASIAAETGQSQAAVSGVLDALFAQLAANVAKDVKVTIPGWISVEQTARAARTGRNPQTGEAIQIAASKGVKISAGSKLKAAVK, translated from the coding sequence ATGGCAGACAAGACCGTGAACAAGACCGAACTCGTCGCCTCGATCGCCGCCGAGACCGGCCAGAGCCAGGCCGCCGTGAGCGGTGTGCTCGACGCGCTCTTCGCACAGCTCGCCGCGAACGTCGCCAAGGACGTCAAGGTCACGATCCCCGGCTGGATCTCGGTCGAGCAGACCGCCCGTGCCGCGCGCACCGGCCGCAACCCGCAGACGGGTGAGGCCATCCAGATCGCGGCCTCGAAGGGCGTCAAGATCTCGGCCGGCTCGAAGCTCAAGGCCGCCGTCAAGTAG
- a CDS encoding ATP-dependent DNA helicase produces the protein MTITLTQEQQAVFDAIEHTRDHLFVTGRAGTGKSTLLNHLSWHTSKQLVISAPTGVAALNVGGQTIHSLFKLPIGVIGSSPIEQNGDVRKLLNTIDTLVIDEVSMVSADLMDAIDRSLRQARGRKDEPFGGVQIVMFGDPFQLAPVPPSHGDERAYFRDHYRSLWFFDARVWLETELRIHTLREIHRQHEDEFKQILTGVRYGQVTAEMAGRLNEVGARPAPSDGTITLAARNAQVTRINAENLERLAGRSMTAKAEITGDFGGRNFPAEESLDLKVGAQVMFLRNDVDSRWVNGSIGEVTRIDRTVYVEVDGEEHEVEPIVWEKLKYSYSAVTKELKREVVGEFTQFPLRLAWAVTIHKSQGKTYDRAIVDLGARAFSPGQTYVALSRIRALDGLYLSRPLHPRDIFVDEDVMRFMRQVAAAQRAQAAGTTSTPAVPAGAVDAERKDPASSASA, from the coding sequence ATGACGATCACGCTGACCCAGGAACAGCAGGCGGTCTTCGACGCGATCGAGCACACGCGCGACCACCTCTTCGTGACCGGTCGCGCGGGCACGGGCAAGTCGACGCTGCTCAACCACCTCTCGTGGCACACCTCGAAGCAGCTCGTCATCTCGGCCCCGACGGGCGTCGCGGCGCTCAACGTCGGCGGGCAGACGATCCACTCGCTCTTCAAGCTCCCGATCGGCGTCATCGGTTCGTCGCCGATCGAACAGAACGGCGACGTGCGGAAACTGCTCAACACGATCGACACGCTCGTGATCGACGAGGTCTCGATGGTGTCCGCCGACCTCATGGACGCGATCGATCGTTCGCTCCGGCAGGCCCGGGGGCGCAAGGACGAGCCGTTCGGCGGCGTGCAGATCGTCATGTTCGGCGACCCGTTCCAGCTCGCGCCGGTGCCCCCCTCGCACGGCGACGAGCGGGCGTACTTCCGCGACCACTACCGCTCCCTGTGGTTCTTCGACGCGCGCGTGTGGCTCGAGACGGAGCTTCGCATCCACACGCTGCGCGAGATCCACCGACAGCACGAGGACGAGTTCAAGCAGATCCTGACGGGCGTCCGCTACGGACAGGTGACGGCCGAGATGGCCGGCCGCCTCAACGAGGTCGGCGCCCGTCCGGCGCCGAGCGACGGGACGATCACGCTCGCGGCCCGCAATGCGCAGGTCACGCGCATCAACGCCGAGAACCTCGAGCGTCTCGCGGGGCGCTCGATGACCGCGAAGGCCGAGATCACGGGCGACTTCGGCGGCCGCAACTTCCCCGCCGAGGAGTCGCTCGACCTCAAGGTCGGCGCCCAGGTCATGTTCCTCCGCAACGACGTCGACAGCCGCTGGGTGAACGGCTCGATCGGCGAGGTCACGCGCATCGACCGGACCGTGTACGTCGAGGTGGACGGCGAGGAGCATGAGGTCGAGCCGATCGTGTGGGAGAAGCTCAAGTACTCGTACTCGGCGGTCACGAAGGAGCTGAAGCGCGAGGTCGTCGGCGAGTTCACGCAGTTCCCGCTGCGGCTGGCGTGGGCCGTCACGATCCACAAGTCGCAGGGCAAGACCTACGATCGCGCGATCGTCGACCTCGGCGCGCGCGCGTTCTCGCCGGGGCAGACCTACGTGGCGCTCTCCCGCATCCGCGCCCTCGACGGGCTCTACCTCTCGCGCCCCCTGCACCCGCGCGACATCTTCGTCGACGAGGACGTCATGCGCTTCATGCGTCAGGTCGCCGCCGCCCAGCGGGCGCAGGCGGCCGGGACGACGTCGACGCCCGCTGTGCCGGCCGGTGCCGTCGACGCGGAACGGAAGGACCCCGCGAGCAGCGCGAGCGCGTGA
- a CDS encoding SRPBCC family protein produces the protein MTIRYDAEYTEPDGRPTVTFRRPLTHDPADVWRAVSDPAELAHWFPSPDVHYEERVGGPIRLSGDPYDPDGSTGTVLAWDPPRAFGFEWGEDRLHLHVEPHEHGALLTLVDELETEGGAARNAAGWDMCLEALEAALDGRAADPVDGGMAAFVPVRRAYAERGFPDDGQVPGDQGPDHTEDTTQPRST, from the coding sequence ATGACGATCCGATACGACGCCGAGTACACCGAGCCCGACGGTCGGCCGACCGTCACGTTCCGACGCCCGCTCACCCACGACCCGGCCGACGTGTGGCGGGCCGTGAGCGATCCGGCGGAACTCGCGCACTGGTTCCCCTCGCCCGATGTGCACTACGAGGAGCGGGTCGGGGGCCCGATCCGGCTGTCGGGCGATCCGTACGACCCCGACGGTTCGACGGGGACCGTGCTCGCGTGGGATCCGCCGCGTGCGTTCGGGTTCGAGTGGGGCGAGGACCGGCTGCACCTGCACGTCGAGCCGCACGAGCACGGCGCGCTGCTGACGCTCGTCGACGAACTCGAGACCGAGGGCGGGGCGGCCCGCAACGCCGCGGGATGGGACATGTGCCTCGAGGCGCTCGAGGCCGCGCTCGACGGCCGCGCGGCCGACCCCGTCGACGGCGGGATGGCCGCGTTCGTCCCCGTCCGCCGCGCCTACGCCGAGCGCGGATTCCCCGACGACGGTCAGGTGCCGGGCGACCAGGGGCCCGACCACACCGAGGACACGACGCAGCCGCGCAGCACGTGA